The Watersipora subatra chromosome 7, tzWatSuba1.1, whole genome shotgun sequence genomic interval atatatatatatatatatatatatatatatatatatatatatatatatatatatatatatagatgtctatAAACATCCTGCTGAGAACATAATATACATTGTCGCCTATATTATGATCATAATATAACTATACTTTAAAGTTAGTGTTCCATaacaaatttgtttcatttCTTAGGCTTTGCTGGAGGAGCTCCATGGCAAAATTCAGGAGGAGGAGGCAACTACCAATGCATGGTGTATGATGCTGAATATAACTGTCACAATTCAGTCAGCACCACTGGCTTTGTAGCAGGTGGGGAATATGACACATTCAGTGTTGGTGTATTCAGCAGTTCTGCTCATAAACAAAATACCCCGTGTTCCATCTGCCATGCCACAACCAGATCATCTACAATCATGGTTCCAGGTAAAAGAAGCTGTCCTGACAATGAGTGGACATTTGAATATGAAGGTATGTTACaatttagtaataaaattaGTAAAGAAGCTTCGCTATAGCCGGTTGCATCTATCCCCTTtatgaaaaaatcaaaacttgttGCGGCGAATAAGCAAAGGAATGTTAAGGTGATTagcaacaaattttcaattgtattttaagTGGTATGATTTTCCACCATCATCTCCTGCAAAGGGAAGTAAAAGGTTTGTTGATGTACATTGAACTTACCTTTGGTGCCTTGCTTACATGATGAGTTCCtgcttattatttttaaatgtattatTTGCTCCTGTACATGTAATAGTTCAGTACTGCTGAATCAATAACACTTGAAATATATTGTTGATTGAGCAATAACATCTTTCAAACTTTATTGATATTTAGCTTGATGCCGGTTAAATATTTGTAATTTGCCGcttgttttaactttttaatcCAAACTTAGTTATTGCTATATTAACATTTCAATAAATGCTGAAGGGGCCTTTTGACACAAATATTACACTGCTAGTAACATATTGAAACTTCCATATTTTGTATTCATGAAATATCTGGCCCGGATTGTTTTCTAAGATTGCTGATTTGTATGCATTATCGACACCTGGTGATCATCAAATTAATAATACTTACTGTTGATAAGTAAAAACTACTTAGACCaacattattgtatttattctaGGCTACTTGATGTCTGACCATTTCAGCCGTGATAGTAGAACAACATTTGAGTGTGTTGATGCTGAGCCAGAATATGTAGATGGAGAAAGTGCTGATAGCCAAGGTGCACTTTTTCTCTTCAACAGAGCTCTCTGTAACAAAGGAGTCCCTTGCCCACCATATGATTCAAACAAGGCTATTACATGTGTAGTCTGTACAAAGTAGTCTGTTTTCTTGGATGACAAAACTGTTGAATTTAAACGCAACATAATTTGTTTACTTCCAACCTGTCATTACTACGCTTTGTAAAGTGTTTTTTTGGGGAAAACCATTTGTTTTACTCATATTGGAGATTACATTTTATTGATTTGATCTAGAAAACTAAATAGATTTTGCGCAGCTTTGCCAAACATTGTCTGAGATAAATTATAAGGTTGGCAAGGTTATTCATAAATCCAAATGCTACAGAGAAATTAAAAATACTAATTTACCATAGTTATAAGTGGTGTTTGCTACAATTTcatacaaaaaacaaacatataTCTGGTAGCTCAGCAGAGTCTTGTGGAGGTTTCAttgcaaattatatatatatatataaatatatatatatataccgtacctatatatatatatatatctcaaaggccgtatgtttgtctgttggaaatccggctatagctattattagaacagctgagcttgacaacaataaaggttcaaattcatggaatttcatggaaattcatggaattcttactgtcattggaagcctaaccttgttAACTAGCTTAGTAGAGTTTTTaatggcaatatgccaggccactagctacaaatcaattttttgtccaaagactcttcgattactcgggcaacgctaggtggcacagctagtatatatatatatatatatatatatatatatatatatatatatatatatatatatatatatatatatatatatatactagctgcattacttGTCTACGGGAAAAGATCCACGTACAgaaagaggtttattgagagttgtctttcgtactgtaaaacaactccaaatatacagTCTACTGAAATTATTACCCTGATCAGactatgtatacacatatatatcaataatgttgggaaaaacaatgaaaagctgcattgtgttttacagctagatgcgtgtgaaatctagtaaatattttagatcGATGCGTCTCGATTCATGCATCTGTTCAAACCCGTCTACAGTTGCAGTGTACGATCACGCGATTTTGCCACCGCCTCCTGACTTGGCCGACCAGTCTTTACCTgcctcgcagttgacaatcACGCTTGCTCttacctcgcaatcaatcgcctcgcactcgcaatcaatcgcctcgcactcgcaatcaatcgctttgcaatcaattcCCTAGCACTCGCCTTGCACttgcctcacaatcaatcgccctGCAATCCATTGCCTAGATCTTGCAAACTTGTTTATCTAGAGCACTTCGCCTGAAGACTCCTGCCGCactcggggcaaaaaaggtctcacgcacatccccgagtgacgccacggtcGCAAACCGCTAGCCACATTACCTGTCCACAGCAACAGATTtacgtacagcaagaggttcATTGAGATTTGTCtgttatactgtaaaacaactccaaatttgcaGTCTACTGAAGTTGTTGGCTTGAtcagactatgcatacacatatgcagtcatacatgtcaataatgttggggataacaatagaaatctgcaatgtgttttacagctagtctacaatgcatcagcaCCTTacgataataaaacataatgtcAACATGATAGTTTTTTATGAGATccaataaggaaaacaaatgcatgaaaatatatatataggcctactgaaaaatatgttaaaacattttgcacattaataatatgtaggtatagtggaacatgaagaacatagcatgacataacaatcaCATAATGTTCATTC includes:
- the LOC137400951 gene encoding uncharacterized protein — encoded protein: MHAYTQINIWGFAGGAPWQNSGGGGNYQCMVYDAEYNCHNSVSTTGFVAGGEYDTFSVGVFSSSAHKQNTPCSICHATTRSSTIMVPGKRSCPDNEWTFEYEGYLMSDHFSRDSRTTFECVDAEPEYVDGESADSQGALFLFNRALCNKGVPCPPYDSNKAITCVVCTKALRLKTPAALGAKKVSRTSPSDATVANR